A window from Alkalicoccobacillus plakortidis encodes these proteins:
- a CDS encoding ABC transporter ATP-binding protein, producing the protein MIKLTKIFKSYKLGKEEVPILKDINLTIEKGEFVAIMGPSGSGKSTLMNILGCLDKPTSGDYALDAVNMLVGKDSFLAEIRNRSIGFVFQTFHLMPRLTAQQNVEMPLIYSGIKKKVRREKAKDVLDKVGLAERASFKPSSLSGGQKQRVAIARALVNEPSFILADEPTGALDTKTSEQILDLFTELNKEGITIVMITHDKEVAEKADRTIYIRDGQLFVEEKGEPVHA; encoded by the coding sequence ATGATTAAGCTGACTAAAATCTTCAAGTCTTATAAATTAGGTAAAGAAGAAGTACCGATTTTAAAGGATATTAACCTAACGATTGAAAAAGGTGAATTCGTAGCCATTATGGGCCCATCAGGCTCAGGCAAATCAACGTTAATGAACATTCTCGGTTGTTTAGATAAACCAACCTCTGGTGACTATGCATTAGATGCTGTTAATATGCTTGTAGGAAAGGATAGCTTTCTTGCTGAGATTCGAAACCGTTCGATTGGGTTTGTTTTTCAAACCTTTCATCTGATGCCACGATTGACAGCACAACAAAATGTAGAGATGCCGCTTATTTATAGTGGAATTAAGAAAAAGGTTCGTCGCGAAAAAGCGAAGGACGTGTTAGATAAGGTTGGTTTAGCGGAGAGGGCATCCTTTAAACCATCGAGTTTATCAGGAGGGCAAAAACAGCGAGTAGCGATTGCGCGCGCATTAGTTAATGAACCTTCTTTTATTCTCGCAGATGAGCCAACCGGTGCACTTGATACAAAAACGAGTGAGCAAATTCTTGATCTTTTTACAGAGTTAAATAAAGAAGGCATCACTATTGTTATGATTACTCACGATAAAGAAGTAGCCGAAAAAGCGGATCGAACGATATATATTCGAGATGGTCAGCTGTTTGTGGAAGAGAAGGGAGAGCCTGTGCATGCTTGA
- a CDS encoding efflux RND transporter periplasmic adaptor subunit — MGKRAWIVSSIVLASVLVVSGTGYGVYHFTSKAAAGEFGDEIYPMQVADFSYGMEQYSLQAFTGKIEAEKQEKVFMNPELGKVKETFVQEGDEINEGDPLFEYEPAEVEDTSLEIEQTQMELDLSYLQINQTQKSIDKLNKAIKKAEKEEKEILQQELDQSNYDLKVINLETGQVKKRLDALKKSGETNANIVVSKTTGIVQSINTDIADGAQNEAANEPFIQIVTNGDYLIKSQINELLIGTLEEGTEVLITAKNGQEGEWVGTVTEIGKLPVSSENEEYYGYEESNPQTSKYPFTVVLPEHEGLEIGYHVNVEPMMAEVEDTSDQVMIGQDWTFEEDGVSYVWKISDEQTWMKQEVEVGEFNEEMYTVEILSGLISEDYITYPEPAPTEGQEATLFEEEVYYD; from the coding sequence TTGGGCAAACGAGCTTGGATTGTATCTAGTATTGTCTTGGCAAGTGTATTGGTTGTAAGTGGAACAGGGTATGGTGTCTATCATTTTACAAGTAAAGCAGCAGCTGGTGAATTTGGAGATGAAATTTATCCAATGCAGGTAGCAGATTTCTCTTATGGAATGGAGCAATATTCTTTACAAGCCTTTACTGGAAAAATCGAAGCAGAAAAGCAAGAAAAAGTGTTTATGAACCCAGAATTAGGTAAGGTGAAAGAAACATTTGTTCAAGAAGGTGACGAAATAAATGAAGGCGATCCACTGTTTGAATATGAGCCAGCTGAAGTGGAAGACACTAGCCTTGAAATCGAACAAACACAAATGGAGCTAGATCTATCTTATCTACAAATTAATCAAACACAGAAATCCATTGATAAATTAAATAAAGCCATCAAAAAAGCTGAGAAAGAAGAAAAGGAAATACTTCAGCAAGAATTGGACCAATCGAATTATGACTTAAAGGTTATTAATCTAGAAACAGGTCAGGTTAAAAAAAGACTAGATGCATTAAAGAAAAGTGGCGAAACGAATGCCAATATTGTTGTTAGTAAAACAACGGGTATCGTTCAATCGATTAATACAGATATAGCTGATGGCGCTCAAAATGAAGCGGCTAACGAACCATTTATTCAAATTGTAACCAATGGTGATTACTTAATTAAAAGTCAAATTAATGAACTACTAATAGGAACATTAGAAGAAGGAACAGAAGTGTTAATTACAGCTAAAAATGGACAAGAAGGCGAATGGGTAGGCACAGTTACAGAGATCGGAAAACTACCTGTATCTAGCGAAAACGAAGAATATTATGGATATGAAGAAAGTAATCCTCAAACCTCTAAATATCCATTTACTGTCGTTCTACCTGAACATGAGGGCCTTGAGATTGGCTATCATGTAAACGTAGAACCAATGATGGCAGAGGTTGAAGATACATCTGATCAAGTTATGATTGGTCAAGATTGGACATTTGAAGAAGATGGCGTCTCATATGTTTGGAAGATAAGCGACGAACAGACGTGGATGAAGCAGGAAGTTGAAGTAGGAGAATTCAACGAAGAAATGTACACGGTCGAGATTTTGAGTGGCTTAATAAGTGAAGACTATATCACATATCCTGAGCCTGCTCCAACTGAGGGACAAGAAGCAACATTATTTGAAGAGGAAGTTTATTATGATTAA
- the ilvC gene encoding ketol-acid reductoisomerase has translation MAKVYYNGDVNESVLQGKTVAIIGYGSQGHAHALNLRESGVQVVVGLRKGKSWDKAAEDGFDVQTVRDASAQADLIMILLPDEHQPTIYKNEIEPELTKGKSLVFAHGFNIHFNQIVPPADVDVFLVAPKGPGHLVRRTFEEGAGVPGLIAVFQDATGQAKDTALAYAKQIGAARAGVLETTFKEETETDLFGEQAVLCGGTAALVKAGFETLTEAGYQPEVAYFECLHELKLIVDLMYEGGLETMRYSISDTAQWGDFQAGPRIVTDETKKAMKDILSDIQTGKFAKGWILENQANRPEYTAINEAEKNHPIEVVGRELREMMPFVKGKSKGVVGSAKN, from the coding sequence ATGGCAAAAGTATATTATAACGGTGATGTAAATGAATCAGTACTACAAGGGAAAACAGTAGCAATCATTGGATATGGTTCACAAGGTCATGCACACGCACTAAACCTTCGCGAAAGCGGTGTTCAAGTAGTAGTTGGTTTGCGTAAAGGAAAGTCATGGGATAAAGCAGCAGAGGATGGGTTTGACGTACAAACAGTTAGAGACGCATCAGCACAAGCAGACCTTATCATGATTCTTCTTCCAGATGAGCATCAACCTACGATCTATAAAAATGAAATTGAGCCTGAATTAACAAAAGGAAAATCACTAGTATTTGCACACGGTTTTAACATTCATTTTAACCAAATCGTTCCTCCTGCAGATGTAGATGTATTCTTAGTTGCTCCTAAAGGACCAGGTCATCTTGTTCGTCGTACATTTGAAGAGGGTGCAGGTGTACCTGGACTAATTGCTGTATTCCAAGATGCGACAGGCCAAGCTAAAGACACAGCTCTTGCTTATGCGAAACAAATTGGTGCAGCGCGTGCTGGCGTTCTAGAAACAACATTTAAAGAAGAAACGGAAACAGATCTATTCGGTGAGCAAGCTGTACTATGTGGTGGAACTGCCGCCCTTGTAAAAGCAGGGTTTGAAACATTGACAGAAGCTGGTTACCAACCAGAAGTAGCTTACTTTGAGTGTTTACATGAATTGAAGCTAATTGTAGATTTAATGTATGAGGGTGGACTTGAAACAATGCGTTATTCAATCTCTGATACAGCTCAATGGGGAGATTTCCAAGCAGGACCTCGTATCGTAACAGACGAAACGAAAAAAGCAATGAAAGACATTCTTTCAGATATCCAAACAGGTAAATTTGCAAAAGGTTGGATCCTAGAAAACCAAGCAAATCGTCCTGAATATACAGCAATCAATGAAGCAGAGAAAAACCATCCAATCGAAGTGGTAGGTCGTGAGCTTCGTGAAATGATGCCATTTGTGAAAGGCAAATCAAAAGGAGTGGTGGGCAGTGCGAAAAATTAA
- the racE gene encoding glutamate racemase, with protein sequence MDRPIGVIDSGLGGLTVAKELMRQLPKEEIVYVGDSKRCPYGPRPQEEVRTFTWQMITYLQTKNIKMLVIACNTAAAVVLEEVKKALDIPVVGVIYPGASSALKATKKEHVAVIGTTGTIASGAYSKALSAINSNVQVESLACPPFVPLVEQGIFSGEEAKRIVSHTLQPLSRKNFDTLILGCTHYPLLTPLIKEWAGSDISLISSGEETAREVSGLLYHAETAYTDERIPRHTFFTTGEEELFKRLADQWLEMDVGQVQTINIDL encoded by the coding sequence TTGGATAGACCGATTGGAGTCATTGATTCAGGCCTTGGTGGATTAACAGTCGCAAAAGAATTAATGCGACAGCTGCCGAAAGAGGAGATTGTGTATGTAGGCGATTCAAAGCGTTGTCCTTATGGTCCACGACCACAAGAGGAAGTACGAACGTTTACGTGGCAAATGATTACGTATCTACAAACTAAAAATATTAAAATGCTTGTTATTGCATGTAACACCGCTGCAGCAGTAGTGCTAGAGGAAGTAAAAAAGGCACTAGATATTCCTGTAGTTGGAGTTATCTATCCAGGCGCATCCAGTGCACTGAAAGCAACAAAAAAAGAGCATGTCGCGGTCATTGGTACAACTGGTACCATTGCTAGTGGAGCGTATTCAAAGGCGCTATCAGCTATTAATAGCAATGTTCAAGTAGAAAGTCTTGCATGCCCTCCATTTGTCCCGCTTGTAGAACAAGGGATATTTTCAGGTGAAGAAGCAAAAAGGATCGTTTCACATACATTACAGCCTTTATCAAGAAAAAACTTTGATACGCTAATTTTAGGGTGTACCCATTATCCATTACTTACCCCACTCATCAAAGAATGGGCAGGATCTGATATCTCTTTAATCTCTTCTGGAGAAGAAACGGCAAGAGAAGTTAGCGGGCTGCTCTATCATGCAGAGACGGCCTATACTGATGAACGAATTCCTCGTCATACCTTTTTTACAACAGGTGAAGAAGAGTTATTTAAACGATTAGCAGATCAGTGGCTAGAGATGGATGTCGGTCAGGTGCAAACGATTAACATTGATCTATAG
- the rph gene encoding ribonuclease PH, protein MRIDGRQTNEQRPVELELHFTKHPEGSVLISVGDTKVICNATIEDRVPPFLRGKGKGWITAEYAMLPRATAERTIRESSKGKVTGRTMEIQRLIGRALRTVVDLKKMGEKTVWIDCDVIQADGGTRTAAITGAFTAMCLAFEKALTEERISEWPVKDYLAAISVGINASKQILLDLCYEEDSNADVDMNVVMTGSGALVEIQGTGEEAVFSRSELTAMLDVAEKGIKELISEQQHKLGKTSDRIQETKGVNTDDI, encoded by the coding sequence ATGCGAATAGATGGAAGACAAACAAATGAACAACGACCTGTGGAGCTAGAGCTTCATTTTACAAAACACCCAGAGGGTTCTGTATTGATCTCAGTAGGAGACACAAAAGTAATCTGTAATGCGACAATAGAAGATCGGGTCCCTCCTTTTCTCAGGGGTAAAGGCAAGGGATGGATCACAGCTGAGTATGCGATGTTGCCAAGAGCAACCGCTGAGCGAACAATTCGCGAATCCTCTAAAGGAAAAGTGACAGGTCGAACGATGGAAATACAAAGACTAATTGGCCGTGCGTTACGTACAGTTGTTGACCTTAAGAAAATGGGCGAAAAAACAGTCTGGATTGATTGTGACGTCATACAGGCAGATGGTGGAACGAGAACGGCTGCGATCACAGGTGCATTTACAGCGATGTGTTTGGCCTTTGAAAAAGCATTAACAGAAGAAAGAATATCGGAGTGGCCAGTCAAGGATTATTTGGCAGCTATTTCTGTTGGCATAAATGCTTCGAAACAGATCCTACTTGATTTATGCTATGAGGAAGACTCAAACGCTGACGTTGATATGAATGTGGTTATGACGGGAAGCGGAGCATTGGTAGAAATCCAAGGAACAGGAGAGGAAGCTGTATTTTCAAGAAGTGAACTTACAGCTATGCTCGATGTGGCGGAAAAAGGAATTAAGGAACTCATTTCCGAGCAACAGCATAAGCTTGGTAAAACAAGTGACCGTATCCAGGAGACAAAAGGAGTGAATACAGATGACATCTGA
- a CDS encoding ABC transporter permease — translation MLENIKLSFQSIFAHKMRSILTMLGVIIGIAAIIAIVSMIQGQSEVLKRSIIGMGNNTIQVTYEDQMNSGQDDYWGGGETYLSAPPVTEDTLDTIKADPVVETIALFHKTWGPETYHQMNTSYPETYAVDSTYFDLFPIELLEGRMLSEEELNATSQLIMINDDARNELFDGGEAVGQSIDLKGTPFRVVGVFTDKKPMDDPYFDDWPQPKMYVSKAIWPLINGYDAPTQILVKAVSTDTIQQAGEMTASYLNADLSDLETATYRIPDLQAITEDLEAANQTFAFLLGGIASISLLVGGIGVMNIMLVSVTERTREIGIKKALGAKRYMILMQFLTEAIVLTSVGGALGVLLGIGAAKIVSNIMNMPFYISISAIVGALVFSMLVGVIFGLLPSIKASKLQPVDALKYE, via the coding sequence ATGCTTGAGAACATTAAGCTGTCCTTTCAATCCATCTTTGCACATAAGATGCGTTCAATCCTCACGATGCTTGGAGTCATCATTGGAATAGCGGCGATTATCGCCATTGTTTCCATGATACAAGGGCAAAGTGAAGTGCTTAAAAGAAGTATTATCGGAATGGGGAACAATACGATTCAGGTCACGTACGAGGACCAAATGAATAGTGGCCAAGATGACTATTGGGGTGGAGGAGAGACATATCTCTCAGCACCACCAGTCACAGAGGATACTTTAGATACAATCAAAGCTGATCCTGTTGTTGAAACGATTGCATTGTTTCATAAAACATGGGGTCCAGAGACGTATCATCAAATGAACACATCCTATCCAGAGACGTATGCGGTTGATAGTACCTACTTTGATTTGTTTCCAATTGAATTACTTGAAGGAAGAATGTTATCCGAAGAGGAATTAAATGCAACCTCACAGTTAATCATGATTAATGATGACGCGAGAAATGAATTATTTGATGGTGGAGAAGCTGTTGGACAAAGTATTGACTTAAAAGGAACTCCTTTTAGAGTTGTTGGTGTCTTTACAGATAAAAAACCAATGGATGATCCGTATTTTGATGACTGGCCGCAACCAAAAATGTATGTGTCTAAAGCGATTTGGCCACTAATTAATGGTTATGATGCGCCTACTCAGATCTTAGTAAAAGCCGTTTCAACTGATACGATCCAGCAGGCAGGTGAAATGACTGCAAGCTATCTGAATGCCGATCTGTCCGATTTGGAAACAGCTACGTACCGAATTCCTGATCTTCAAGCAATTACAGAAGATCTAGAAGCAGCGAATCAGACATTTGCCTTTTTGCTTGGCGGCATTGCAAGCATTTCATTATTAGTCGGTGGTATCGGTGTCATGAACATCATGTTAGTGTCAGTAACAGAGCGTACAAGAGAGATTGGTATTAAAAAAGCACTAGGTGCAAAACGCTACATGATCTTAATGCAATTTCTAACAGAAGCCATTGTGTTAACAAGTGTAGGTGGAGCTTTAGGAGTACTGCTTGGAATTGGAGCAGCAAAAATTGTCTCTAATATCATGAACATGCCATTTTATATTTCCATCTCAGCAATCGTTGGAGCATTAGTGTTCTCAATGTTAGTTGGCGTCATTTTTGGACTGTTGCCATCTATCAAAGCCTCAAAACTACAACCTGTTGATGCGTTGAAATATGAATAG
- a CDS encoding metallophosphoesterase family protein, whose translation MKALIISDSHGWTDELEQLLVTKRDEVDQIFHCGDSELVPNQGPLAGVISVKGNCDMGQDFPEEWIEDTNNGRMYFTHGHLYQVKSHLQSLVLRAEEVGADVASFGHTHVATCFQEKGIVFINPGSIRLPSGRRDQTYCICELTDATIEVTYYTYDGQEMPELGGTFPRKNN comes from the coding sequence ATGAAAGCACTTATTATTAGTGATAGCCATGGATGGACAGATGAGCTAGAACAATTATTAGTAACGAAACGTGATGAAGTGGATCAGATTTTTCACTGTGGAGATTCTGAGCTTGTCCCTAATCAAGGGCCGCTTGCTGGAGTTATTTCCGTCAAAGGCAATTGTGACATGGGTCAAGATTTTCCAGAAGAATGGATCGAAGACACAAATAATGGACGTATGTATTTCACACACGGACACCTCTATCAGGTGAAAAGCCACTTGCAATCACTTGTTTTAAGAGCGGAAGAAGTTGGCGCAGATGTGGCCAGCTTTGGTCATACTCATGTCGCTACTTGTTTTCAAGAAAAAGGCATTGTATTTATCAATCCTGGAAGTATTCGTCTGCCTTCTGGTCGCAGAGACCAAACGTACTGTATCTGTGAATTAACGGATGCTACGATTGAAGTCACATACTATACGTATGACGGTCAAGAGATGCCAGAGCTTGGCGGAACATTTCCACGCAAAAACAACTAG
- the ilvN gene encoding acetolactate synthase small subunit produces MKRTVSTLVNNSSGVLNRITGLFARRHFNIESITVGITENPSVSRMTFVVVADTMNNIEQVLKQLHKQVDVLKVKDITDESIIARELALIKIVAFPEQRGEISALVNTFRASTIDIGRESMTLQVVGDHEKVEALIDLLRPYGIKELARTGETALSRSSKKVLSDPNRLSLIN; encoded by the coding sequence ATGAAGCGAACGGTTTCCACACTTGTAAACAATAGCTCCGGTGTACTAAATCGGATCACCGGACTATTTGCTAGAAGACATTTTAATATTGAAAGTATCACAGTTGGCATTACAGAGAACCCTTCCGTATCAAGAATGACGTTTGTTGTCGTTGCTGACACGATGAATAACATTGAACAGGTGCTTAAGCAGCTCCACAAACAAGTAGATGTTCTAAAGGTAAAAGACATTACAGATGAATCGATCATTGCCCGTGAACTTGCCTTAATTAAAATTGTGGCTTTCCCGGAGCAACGTGGGGAAATTTCAGCACTTGTTAATACATTCCGTGCTTCGACGATTGATATTGGACGCGAGAGTATGACATTGCAAGTTGTTGGTGATCACGAAAAAGTCGAAGCTCTCATTGACTTGCTTCGACCATATGGAATCAAAGAATTAGCACGAACAGGTGAAACCGCCTTAAGTCGTAGCTCCAAAAAGGTACTCTCTGACCCTAACCGGCTCAGTTTAATTAATTAA
- a CDS encoding phosphocarrier protein HPr: MAEKTYKITAETGIHARPATQLVNKAGQFSSDITLEYKGKSVNLKSIMGVMSLGVGQGAEVTIKADGSDADDALAAIEEIIKNELGE; encoded by the coding sequence ATGGCAGAAAAAACGTATAAGATTACAGCAGAAACAGGAATTCATGCTCGTCCGGCAACACAACTTGTAAATAAGGCTGGGCAATTCTCTTCAGATATTACTCTTGAGTATAAAGGGAAGTCTGTAAATCTTAAATCCATTATGGGTGTTATGTCTCTTGGTGTTGGCCAAGGTGCAGAAGTGACAATTAAAGCTGACGGATCAGATGCAGATGATGCACTTGCTGCAATTGAAGAAATCATTAAAAACGAGTTAGGGGAATAA
- a CDS encoding GerMN domain-containing protein, with protein MRKYLKMGVPLFIVATLITTGCSFGSKDAATDLDKPQVNYVEEGEQIDLDETGEETEEAEEGEEGEEGEGQTDAATETVQRELYLLDANGLVVPQTLTLPKQEGVLKQSLEYLVQDGPVDELLPSGFQAVLPPGTSVDVNLKEDEKTAVADFSKEFEFYDANKEQQILQAITWTLTQFESVEKVQIRINGYDQEVMPLNKTPIGDGVSRSDGINLESNQVVDLVNSEEVVLYFLGHQGESTYYVPVTRRVEAGDDALTAAVKELIDGPSIGTGLVSEIQSKVNLLNQPEVKDGTLTLNFNEHIFESIENMSVSEDVLNMLALTLTEQTGVDKISVEVNGEASVLNQDGEPAEPVSRPKQVNEQSL; from the coding sequence ATGCGTAAATACTTGAAAATGGGCGTTCCGCTTTTTATTGTGGCTACACTCATTACGACTGGGTGTTCATTTGGATCAAAAGATGCGGCAACAGATTTGGATAAACCTCAAGTTAATTACGTGGAAGAGGGCGAACAAATAGATTTAGATGAAACAGGAGAAGAAACGGAAGAGGCAGAAGAAGGTGAAGAAGGTGAAGAAGGTGAAGGACAAACGGACGCAGCTACAGAGACGGTTCAACGGGAGTTATACCTTCTTGATGCAAACGGATTAGTTGTGCCGCAAACATTAACTCTTCCAAAACAAGAGGGCGTATTAAAGCAATCTCTTGAATACTTAGTTCAAGATGGTCCGGTAGATGAATTGTTACCTAGTGGGTTTCAAGCAGTACTTCCGCCTGGAACAAGTGTAGATGTCAATTTAAAAGAAGATGAAAAAACAGCAGTTGCTGACTTTTCAAAGGAATTTGAATTTTACGATGCAAATAAAGAGCAGCAGATTCTTCAAGCGATTACGTGGACATTAACTCAGTTTGAATCCGTAGAAAAAGTGCAAATTCGTATAAATGGATATGATCAAGAGGTAATGCCACTTAATAAAACGCCGATTGGAGATGGTGTTAGTCGCTCCGATGGCATTAATCTTGAGTCAAACCAGGTTGTGGACCTTGTGAACAGTGAGGAAGTTGTACTCTATTTCTTAGGGCACCAAGGGGAATCTACTTATTATGTGCCAGTGACCAGAAGGGTAGAGGCTGGAGATGATGCACTAACAGCTGCCGTTAAAGAATTAATAGACGGTCCATCGATTGGAACAGGCTTAGTTTCTGAGATTCAATCAAAAGTGAATCTGCTAAATCAACCAGAAGTAAAGGATGGTACGTTAACCTTAAACTTCAACGAACATATATTTGAAAGTATTGAAAACATGTCAGTATCAGAGGATGTCCTAAACATGTTGGCTCTTACATTAACAGAGCAAACGGGAGTCGATAAAATCTCTGTTGAGGTGAATGGAGAGGCGTCTGTATTAAATCAAGACGGCGAACCTGCAGAACCAGTTTCGAGACCAAAACAAGTAAATGAGCAGTCTTTATAA
- the ilvD gene encoding dihydroxy-acid dehydratase — MRSDMIKKGIDRAPHRSLLRAAGVSEEDMDKPFIGVCNSYIDIIPGHMHLNKFAEVAKQAIIEAGGIPFEFNTIGVDDGIAMGHIGMRYSLPSREIICDAAETVINAHWFDGVFYIPNCDKITPGMLMASVRTNVPSVFVSGGPMEAGRTKEGQSLSLVSVFEGVGAFSSGKMTREELLEIEQQACPTCGSCSGMFTANSMNSLMEMLGLALPGNGTIVATSEKRHQLIKDAAKHLMNLIEKDIKPRDIITQETIDDAFALDMAMGGSTNTVLHTLAIAHEAEVEYDMNRINTVAERIPYLCKISPASDYSMDDVHQAGGVSAIIKQLCEIEGAVHPDRITISGKSLYENVKDAEVTNKEVIRDKDTAYSPVGGLSILFGNLAPDGAVIKVGAVDPSIQVFEGEAIVFESQEEAQEKINKGEVKEGHVVVIRTEGPKGGPGMPEMLAPTSAIQGRGLGTKVALITDGRFSGASRGISIGHISPEAAEGGPIAFVENGDKIKIDLPNRGIHLLVDEEELARRKVGWTEPEPKVKKGYLARYSKLVTSANTGGVMKI; from the coding sequence ATGAGAAGTGACATGATTAAAAAGGGTATTGATCGTGCACCGCATAGAAGCTTACTTAGAGCAGCCGGTGTTAGTGAAGAGGATATGGACAAACCGTTTATCGGTGTTTGTAATTCATATATTGATATTATACCAGGTCATATGCACCTGAATAAATTTGCTGAAGTTGCAAAACAAGCGATTATTGAAGCCGGTGGGATACCATTCGAATTCAACACAATTGGTGTTGACGATGGAATTGCAATGGGTCACATCGGGATGAGATATTCTCTCCCAAGTAGAGAGATTATCTGTGATGCTGCTGAGACCGTTATAAATGCGCATTGGTTTGATGGAGTGTTTTATATTCCGAACTGTGACAAGATTACACCAGGTATGTTGATGGCATCCGTTAGGACGAATGTTCCTTCTGTTTTTGTCTCTGGTGGACCAATGGAAGCCGGACGTACAAAAGAAGGTCAGAGCTTGTCGCTTGTATCCGTTTTTGAAGGCGTTGGAGCTTTCTCATCCGGTAAAATGACAAGAGAAGAACTGCTTGAAATTGAACAGCAGGCCTGTCCAACTTGTGGATCATGTTCAGGAATGTTCACAGCAAATTCCATGAACTCGCTAATGGAGATGCTTGGATTAGCACTTCCGGGTAATGGAACAATTGTTGCTACATCAGAAAAACGTCATCAGTTGATTAAGGACGCTGCAAAGCACTTGATGAACCTGATTGAAAAAGATATTAAACCAAGAGATATTATTACACAAGAAACCATTGATGATGCATTTGCTTTAGATATGGCAATGGGTGGATCGACAAACACAGTCCTTCATACATTAGCTATTGCTCATGAAGCAGAAGTTGAATATGACATGAATCGAATTAATACAGTTGCTGAAAGGATTCCGTATCTTTGTAAAATCAGCCCAGCATCAGATTATTCGATGGATGATGTTCACCAAGCTGGTGGTGTAAGTGCAATTATCAAACAACTCTGTGAAATCGAGGGTGCGGTTCATCCGGATCGAATTACGATTTCCGGAAAAAGCCTCTATGAAAATGTGAAAGATGCAGAAGTAACAAATAAAGAGGTTATAAGGGACAAAGACACAGCATATAGTCCAGTGGGTGGATTATCCATTTTGTTTGGTAATCTTGCACCAGACGGGGCAGTTATTAAAGTAGGTGCAGTTGATCCTTCAATCCAAGTTTTTGAAGGAGAAGCGATTGTCTTTGAATCTCAAGAAGAAGCGCAAGAAAAGATAAATAAAGGTGAAGTTAAAGAAGGTCACGTCGTTGTTATTCGTACCGAAGGACCAAAAGGCGGTCCGGGAATGCCGGAAATGCTTGCACCAACGTCAGCGATCCAAGGTAGAGGGCTTGGTACAAAGGTAGCTCTGATCACAGATGGTCGCTTCTCAGGAGCATCTCGAGGCATCTCCATTGGTCATATTTCTCCGGAAGCGGCAGAAGGTGGACCAATTGCCTTTGTTGAAAATGGAGACAAAATTAAGATTGATCTTCCGAATCGAGGAATTCATCTGCTCGTTGATGAAGAAGAGCTTGCTCGTCGTAAGGTTGGTTGGACTGAGCCTGAGCCGAAAGTGAAAAAGGGTTATCTTGCTCGTTATTCAAAGTTAGTCACATCTGCTAACACAGGTGGAGTTATGAAAATTTAA
- a CDS encoding XTP/dITP diphosphatase: MTSELIIATTNKGKIKEFKQLLEGNGTVIKSLLDYPKIPDIPEDGLTFHENAAIKAETLSSLLNRTVIADDSGLEVDALNGAPGIYSARYAGEEKDDAANITKLLHELKDVPEAERTARFICVMAVAQPGEETIYFKGQFEGSIALTPSGDAGFGYDPVFYVPALGQTAAEISSEEKNERSHRGKAIQELLRYKYLFDL; encoded by the coding sequence ATGACATCTGAACTCATCATCGCCACAACCAATAAAGGAAAAATAAAAGAGTTTAAGCAGCTGCTTGAAGGGAATGGAACAGTCATAAAGTCTCTGCTTGATTATCCGAAAATCCCTGATATTCCAGAAGACGGACTAACGTTTCACGAAAATGCAGCGATTAAAGCGGAGACATTGTCTTCACTGTTGAACCGAACGGTCATTGCGGATGATTCTGGATTAGAGGTAGATGCTCTAAATGGTGCACCTGGAATCTATTCTGCAAGATACGCAGGAGAAGAGAAGGATGATGCAGCGAACATCACAAAGCTTCTTCATGAGCTGAAGGATGTGCCAGAAGCTGAGCGGACAGCAAGATTTATTTGTGTGATGGCTGTAGCACAGCCAGGTGAAGAGACTATTTATTTTAAGGGGCAGTTTGAAGGTTCGATTGCTTTGACGCCATCCGGAGACGCAGGCTTTGGATATGATCCTGTATTCTATGTACCTGCACTTGGTCAAACCGCTGCAGAAATCTCATCAGAAGAGAAAAATGAGCGCAGCCACCGTGGAAAAGCAATTCAAGAACTCTTAAGATATAAATACTTATTTGATCTGTAA